A single Lactuca sativa cultivar Salinas chromosome 8, Lsat_Salinas_v11, whole genome shotgun sequence DNA region contains:
- the LOC111919881 gene encoding cucumisin isoform X1 — translation MAKQLVLHLCFLLFLLPKSIQSKSDEDRKVYVVYMGHNTLDDASASSLHLTMLQEVIGRDAENHMLQRYTSSFHGFSARLTQEEVKKLSAMEGVVSVFLSKKNKLATTSSWDFIGFPLKVNRSTLESDIIIGVFDTGIWPESPSFTGLGYGPPPAKWKGICDANFSCNNKIIGARYFKADGIYGPTDLQSPRDSDGHGTHTASTAAGNIVTNANLLGLDPGTSRGGVPRARIAVYKVCWSNGCSDVDILSAFEAAIADGVDLITVSVGLVHAEELFKDAFAIGSFHAMRKQILTVQSAMNEGPMPQTIGSIAPWILSVAAGSKNPDLITPVRLGNGIVVNGVSVNPFKLKGMYPLIYAGDVPNITAGFSGSTSRFCIKNSLDKNLVKGKIIICDTLTTGEDEMLAGAVGSIMIYPGPYFEAIGSYPLPASIVNSDQASIIADYLQSTENATAVIMKSEDINNVSTPYVASFSSRGPNPTNKNILKPDLTAPGVRILAAWSPVARISQAEGDHREVPFNMLSGTSMACPHVSGIAAYIKTFNPKWSPAAIKSALMTTASVMNGETDAEFAYGAGYLNPLAAMKPGLVYDAVEVDYVNFLCHEGYNIKDIRIITGVNSSSCSKHKQPNDLNYPAFVIPTLRNKAVNITFSRTVTNVGSAKSRYRASITPPRVGDLGIQIEPNILQFKKIGQKLSFKMSVQTTIQKLDSPIVSGELTWYEIDGVHQVRSPIVVHVP, via the exons ATGGCTAAACAACTAGTTTTACACCTATGCTTCCTTCTGTTCCTTCTGCCTAAATCAATACAATCTAAATccgatgaggaccggaag GTATACGTGGTCTATATGGGCCACAACACTCTTGATGATGCCTCTGCCTCCTCCCTTCACTTGACTATGCTACAAGAAGTAATTGGCAG GGATGCGGAGAACCATATGCTTCAAAGATACAcgagcagctttcatggattttctGCGAGACTTACCCAAGAGGAGGTTAAAAAACTGTCAG CTATGGAGGGGGTTGTTTCTGTGTTTCTCAGCAAAAAGAACAAGCTGGCAACAACTAGTTCATGGGACTTCATAGGGTTTCCACTTAAAGTCAATAGATCAACACTGGAAAGCGATATTATCATTGGGGTTTTTGACACGGGAATATGGCCCGAATCACCCAGTTTCACTGGTCTAGGATATGGTCCTCCTCCTGCTAAATGGAAGGGCATTTGCGACGCCAATTTCTCATGCAACAA CAAAATCATTGGAGCTCGATACTTCAAGGCAGATGGAATATACGGCCCTACAGACCTCCAATCACCAAGAGATTCCGATGGTCATGGAACCCACACAGCATCTACAGCCGCCGGAAACATTGTAACAAATGCAAATCTGCTTGGCCTCGACCCAGGAACATCTAGAGGAGGCGTACCCAGGGCCAGAATCGCAGTATATAAAGTTTGTTGGTCAAACGGTTGTTCAGATGTCGACATTCTTTCTGCTTTTGAAGCAGCCATCGCTGATGGTGTTGACTTAATCACAGTCTCCGTAGGCTTAGTACATGCTGAAGAGCTTTTTAAAGATGCCTTCGCTATTGGTTCCTTTCATGCCATGAGGAAACAAATATTGACTGTACAATCTGCTATGAACGAAGGCCCAATGCCACAAACCATTGGTAGTATCGCTCCATGGATTCTTTCTGTGGCTGCTGGATCAAAAAACCCAGATTTAATCACCCCTGTTCGACTAGGAAATGGTATAGTTGTTAAT GGAGTTTCAGTAAATCCCTTTAAACTTAAAGGAATGTATCCTCTAATTTACGCCGGAGACGTTCCAAATATCACCGCTGGTTTCAGTGGCTCAACATCGAG GTTTTGCATCAAAAATTCGTTGGACAAGAATTTAGTGAAAGGTAAAATAATTATATGTGATACGTTAACGACTGGAGAAGACGAAATGTTGGCGGGTGCTGTGGGGTCCATCATGATATATCCTGGACCGTATTTTGAAGCCATTGGTTCTTATCCTTTGCCTGCTAGTATTGTTAACTCCGATCAAGCTTCAATTATCGCTGACTACTTACAATCAAcaga AAATGCAACAGCAGTAATAATGAAGAGTGAAGATATCAACAATGTGTCAACCCCATATGTTGCATCTTTCTCATCAAGAGGTCCAAATCCAACAAATAAAAACATCCTCAAG CCAGATTTAACAGCTCCTGGGGTGAGAATTCTAGCAGCATGGTCACCTGTGGCACGAATTAGTCAAGCAGAAGGAGACCACAGAGAAGTACCATTCAATATGCTATCAGGGACATCAATGGCATGTCCACATGTCAGTGGTATTGCTGCTTATATCAAAACATTTAACCCGAAATGGTCTCCAGCAGCCATTAAGTCGGCTCTCATGACAACAG CTTCGGTTATGAATGGTGAGACGGATGCTGAATTTGCATATGGAGCGGGTTATCTTAATCCATTGGCAGCTATGAAACCTGGGCTGGTATACGATGCTGTTGAGGTCGATTATGTAAATTTTTTGTGCCATGAAGGCTATAACATCAAAGATATCAGAATTATCACTGGGGTTAATAGTAGTAGCTGTTCTAAGCACAAACAACCCAATGATCTAAACTATCCTGCGTTTGTCATCCCAACGCTGCGTAACAAAGCTGTTAATATAACGTTCAGTCGGACAGTTACCAATGTCGGTTCTGCAAAATCAAGGTATAGAGCGTCAATAACTCCCCCACGTGTTGGCGATTTGGGCATACAGATTGAGCCGAATATCCTACAGTTCAAAAAAATTGGGCAAAAGCTGTCTTTTAAGATGAGTGTTCAGACCACCATACAGAAGTTAGACAGCCCAATTGTTTCTGGTGAATTGACTTGGTATGAAATCGATGGTGTGCATCAAGTGAGGAGCCCCATCGTTGTGCATGTTCCATAA
- the LOC111919881 gene encoding cucumisin isoform X2: MQFQLLKYIDWVYVVYMGHNTLDDASASSLHLTMLQEVIGRDAENHMLQRYTSSFHGFSARLTQEEVKKLSAMEGVVSVFLSKKNKLATTSSWDFIGFPLKVNRSTLESDIIIGVFDTGIWPESPSFTGLGYGPPPAKWKGICDANFSCNNKIIGARYFKADGIYGPTDLQSPRDSDGHGTHTASTAAGNIVTNANLLGLDPGTSRGGVPRARIAVYKVCWSNGCSDVDILSAFEAAIADGVDLITVSVGLVHAEELFKDAFAIGSFHAMRKQILTVQSAMNEGPMPQTIGSIAPWILSVAAGSKNPDLITPVRLGNGIVVNGVSVNPFKLKGMYPLIYAGDVPNITAGFSGSTSRFCIKNSLDKNLVKGKIIICDTLTTGEDEMLAGAVGSIMIYPGPYFEAIGSYPLPASIVNSDQASIIADYLQSTENATAVIMKSEDINNVSTPYVASFSSRGPNPTNKNILKPDLTAPGVRILAAWSPVARISQAEGDHREVPFNMLSGTSMACPHVSGIAAYIKTFNPKWSPAAIKSALMTTASVMNGETDAEFAYGAGYLNPLAAMKPGLVYDAVEVDYVNFLCHEGYNIKDIRIITGVNSSSCSKHKQPNDLNYPAFVIPTLRNKAVNITFSRTVTNVGSAKSRYRASITPPRVGDLGIQIEPNILQFKKIGQKLSFKMSVQTTIQKLDSPIVSGELTWYEIDGVHQVRSPIVVHVP, from the exons ATGCAATTTCAATTACTAAAATACATTGATTGG GTATACGTGGTCTATATGGGCCACAACACTCTTGATGATGCCTCTGCCTCCTCCCTTCACTTGACTATGCTACAAGAAGTAATTGGCAG GGATGCGGAGAACCATATGCTTCAAAGATACAcgagcagctttcatggattttctGCGAGACTTACCCAAGAGGAGGTTAAAAAACTGTCAG CTATGGAGGGGGTTGTTTCTGTGTTTCTCAGCAAAAAGAACAAGCTGGCAACAACTAGTTCATGGGACTTCATAGGGTTTCCACTTAAAGTCAATAGATCAACACTGGAAAGCGATATTATCATTGGGGTTTTTGACACGGGAATATGGCCCGAATCACCCAGTTTCACTGGTCTAGGATATGGTCCTCCTCCTGCTAAATGGAAGGGCATTTGCGACGCCAATTTCTCATGCAACAA CAAAATCATTGGAGCTCGATACTTCAAGGCAGATGGAATATACGGCCCTACAGACCTCCAATCACCAAGAGATTCCGATGGTCATGGAACCCACACAGCATCTACAGCCGCCGGAAACATTGTAACAAATGCAAATCTGCTTGGCCTCGACCCAGGAACATCTAGAGGAGGCGTACCCAGGGCCAGAATCGCAGTATATAAAGTTTGTTGGTCAAACGGTTGTTCAGATGTCGACATTCTTTCTGCTTTTGAAGCAGCCATCGCTGATGGTGTTGACTTAATCACAGTCTCCGTAGGCTTAGTACATGCTGAAGAGCTTTTTAAAGATGCCTTCGCTATTGGTTCCTTTCATGCCATGAGGAAACAAATATTGACTGTACAATCTGCTATGAACGAAGGCCCAATGCCACAAACCATTGGTAGTATCGCTCCATGGATTCTTTCTGTGGCTGCTGGATCAAAAAACCCAGATTTAATCACCCCTGTTCGACTAGGAAATGGTATAGTTGTTAAT GGAGTTTCAGTAAATCCCTTTAAACTTAAAGGAATGTATCCTCTAATTTACGCCGGAGACGTTCCAAATATCACCGCTGGTTTCAGTGGCTCAACATCGAG GTTTTGCATCAAAAATTCGTTGGACAAGAATTTAGTGAAAGGTAAAATAATTATATGTGATACGTTAACGACTGGAGAAGACGAAATGTTGGCGGGTGCTGTGGGGTCCATCATGATATATCCTGGACCGTATTTTGAAGCCATTGGTTCTTATCCTTTGCCTGCTAGTATTGTTAACTCCGATCAAGCTTCAATTATCGCTGACTACTTACAATCAAcaga AAATGCAACAGCAGTAATAATGAAGAGTGAAGATATCAACAATGTGTCAACCCCATATGTTGCATCTTTCTCATCAAGAGGTCCAAATCCAACAAATAAAAACATCCTCAAG CCAGATTTAACAGCTCCTGGGGTGAGAATTCTAGCAGCATGGTCACCTGTGGCACGAATTAGTCAAGCAGAAGGAGACCACAGAGAAGTACCATTCAATATGCTATCAGGGACATCAATGGCATGTCCACATGTCAGTGGTATTGCTGCTTATATCAAAACATTTAACCCGAAATGGTCTCCAGCAGCCATTAAGTCGGCTCTCATGACAACAG CTTCGGTTATGAATGGTGAGACGGATGCTGAATTTGCATATGGAGCGGGTTATCTTAATCCATTGGCAGCTATGAAACCTGGGCTGGTATACGATGCTGTTGAGGTCGATTATGTAAATTTTTTGTGCCATGAAGGCTATAACATCAAAGATATCAGAATTATCACTGGGGTTAATAGTAGTAGCTGTTCTAAGCACAAACAACCCAATGATCTAAACTATCCTGCGTTTGTCATCCCAACGCTGCGTAACAAAGCTGTTAATATAACGTTCAGTCGGACAGTTACCAATGTCGGTTCTGCAAAATCAAGGTATAGAGCGTCAATAACTCCCCCACGTGTTGGCGATTTGGGCATACAGATTGAGCCGAATATCCTACAGTTCAAAAAAATTGGGCAAAAGCTGTCTTTTAAGATGAGTGTTCAGACCACCATACAGAAGTTAGACAGCCCAATTGTTTCTGGTGAATTGACTTGGTATGAAATCGATGGTGTGCATCAAGTGAGGAGCCCCATCGTTGTGCATGTTCCATAA
- the LOC111919881 gene encoding cucumisin isoform X3: protein MLQRYTSSFHGFSARLTQEEVKKLSAMEGVVSVFLSKKNKLATTSSWDFIGFPLKVNRSTLESDIIIGVFDTGIWPESPSFTGLGYGPPPAKWKGICDANFSCNNKIIGARYFKADGIYGPTDLQSPRDSDGHGTHTASTAAGNIVTNANLLGLDPGTSRGGVPRARIAVYKVCWSNGCSDVDILSAFEAAIADGVDLITVSVGLVHAEELFKDAFAIGSFHAMRKQILTVQSAMNEGPMPQTIGSIAPWILSVAAGSKNPDLITPVRLGNGIVVNGVSVNPFKLKGMYPLIYAGDVPNITAGFSGSTSRFCIKNSLDKNLVKGKIIICDTLTTGEDEMLAGAVGSIMIYPGPYFEAIGSYPLPASIVNSDQASIIADYLQSTENATAVIMKSEDINNVSTPYVASFSSRGPNPTNKNILKPDLTAPGVRILAAWSPVARISQAEGDHREVPFNMLSGTSMACPHVSGIAAYIKTFNPKWSPAAIKSALMTTASVMNGETDAEFAYGAGYLNPLAAMKPGLVYDAVEVDYVNFLCHEGYNIKDIRIITGVNSSSCSKHKQPNDLNYPAFVIPTLRNKAVNITFSRTVTNVGSAKSRYRASITPPRVGDLGIQIEPNILQFKKIGQKLSFKMSVQTTIQKLDSPIVSGELTWYEIDGVHQVRSPIVVHVP from the exons ATGCTTCAAAGATACAcgagcagctttcatggattttctGCGAGACTTACCCAAGAGGAGGTTAAAAAACTGTCAG CTATGGAGGGGGTTGTTTCTGTGTTTCTCAGCAAAAAGAACAAGCTGGCAACAACTAGTTCATGGGACTTCATAGGGTTTCCACTTAAAGTCAATAGATCAACACTGGAAAGCGATATTATCATTGGGGTTTTTGACACGGGAATATGGCCCGAATCACCCAGTTTCACTGGTCTAGGATATGGTCCTCCTCCTGCTAAATGGAAGGGCATTTGCGACGCCAATTTCTCATGCAACAA CAAAATCATTGGAGCTCGATACTTCAAGGCAGATGGAATATACGGCCCTACAGACCTCCAATCACCAAGAGATTCCGATGGTCATGGAACCCACACAGCATCTACAGCCGCCGGAAACATTGTAACAAATGCAAATCTGCTTGGCCTCGACCCAGGAACATCTAGAGGAGGCGTACCCAGGGCCAGAATCGCAGTATATAAAGTTTGTTGGTCAAACGGTTGTTCAGATGTCGACATTCTTTCTGCTTTTGAAGCAGCCATCGCTGATGGTGTTGACTTAATCACAGTCTCCGTAGGCTTAGTACATGCTGAAGAGCTTTTTAAAGATGCCTTCGCTATTGGTTCCTTTCATGCCATGAGGAAACAAATATTGACTGTACAATCTGCTATGAACGAAGGCCCAATGCCACAAACCATTGGTAGTATCGCTCCATGGATTCTTTCTGTGGCTGCTGGATCAAAAAACCCAGATTTAATCACCCCTGTTCGACTAGGAAATGGTATAGTTGTTAAT GGAGTTTCAGTAAATCCCTTTAAACTTAAAGGAATGTATCCTCTAATTTACGCCGGAGACGTTCCAAATATCACCGCTGGTTTCAGTGGCTCAACATCGAG GTTTTGCATCAAAAATTCGTTGGACAAGAATTTAGTGAAAGGTAAAATAATTATATGTGATACGTTAACGACTGGAGAAGACGAAATGTTGGCGGGTGCTGTGGGGTCCATCATGATATATCCTGGACCGTATTTTGAAGCCATTGGTTCTTATCCTTTGCCTGCTAGTATTGTTAACTCCGATCAAGCTTCAATTATCGCTGACTACTTACAATCAAcaga AAATGCAACAGCAGTAATAATGAAGAGTGAAGATATCAACAATGTGTCAACCCCATATGTTGCATCTTTCTCATCAAGAGGTCCAAATCCAACAAATAAAAACATCCTCAAG CCAGATTTAACAGCTCCTGGGGTGAGAATTCTAGCAGCATGGTCACCTGTGGCACGAATTAGTCAAGCAGAAGGAGACCACAGAGAAGTACCATTCAATATGCTATCAGGGACATCAATGGCATGTCCACATGTCAGTGGTATTGCTGCTTATATCAAAACATTTAACCCGAAATGGTCTCCAGCAGCCATTAAGTCGGCTCTCATGACAACAG CTTCGGTTATGAATGGTGAGACGGATGCTGAATTTGCATATGGAGCGGGTTATCTTAATCCATTGGCAGCTATGAAACCTGGGCTGGTATACGATGCTGTTGAGGTCGATTATGTAAATTTTTTGTGCCATGAAGGCTATAACATCAAAGATATCAGAATTATCACTGGGGTTAATAGTAGTAGCTGTTCTAAGCACAAACAACCCAATGATCTAAACTATCCTGCGTTTGTCATCCCAACGCTGCGTAACAAAGCTGTTAATATAACGTTCAGTCGGACAGTTACCAATGTCGGTTCTGCAAAATCAAGGTATAGAGCGTCAATAACTCCCCCACGTGTTGGCGATTTGGGCATACAGATTGAGCCGAATATCCTACAGTTCAAAAAAATTGGGCAAAAGCTGTCTTTTAAGATGAGTGTTCAGACCACCATACAGAAGTTAGACAGCCCAATTGTTTCTGGTGAATTGACTTGGTATGAAATCGATGGTGTGCATCAAGTGAGGAGCCCCATCGTTGTGCATGTTCCATAA